A section of the Rhodobacteraceae bacterium M382 genome encodes:
- a CDS encoding AEC family transporter produces MNLVLTVLEIVAPVFLLAGIGFTWVKLGFEYRLQFVTRLAMTLAVPCLIFVALMQTEIDRAALGRFALAGLAGYGALTVVFIVIVRILRLERRTFLSPLIFGNTGNLGVPLCLFAFGTEGLGYAIVMLALSAVYSFTYGIYLVAGRGSALKIVKEPMVWATLAGAVFLWQGWETPKFLTNTMDLIGQMAIPLMLLTLGVAVARLTPSKIIQAFWLSAMKVVVCALIGWGVGWIFDLGPTAMGVLVLELATPVAVTSYLLAEKYGADAESVAGMVVVSTLMSVASLPVLLGLLL; encoded by the coding sequence GTGAACCTTGTCTTAACAGTACTTGAAATTGTCGCCCCGGTTTTCCTGTTGGCTGGTATCGGCTTTACTTGGGTAAAGCTGGGATTTGAATACAGATTGCAATTTGTCACCCGTCTGGCGATGACATTGGCGGTTCCTTGCCTGATCTTCGTCGCTTTGATGCAAACCGAAATTGATCGCGCTGCATTGGGGCGGTTCGCATTGGCCGGGCTCGCCGGATACGGCGCCTTGACCGTGGTGTTCATCGTGATCGTCAGAATACTGCGCCTGGAACGGCGAACGTTTCTGTCGCCACTGATTTTTGGCAACACCGGCAACCTTGGCGTGCCTTTGTGTCTGTTTGCCTTTGGGACCGAAGGGCTGGGATATGCCATCGTCATGTTGGCGTTGTCAGCTGTCTATTCATTTACCTATGGGATCTATCTGGTCGCTGGGCGTGGTTCTGCGCTCAAGATTGTCAAGGAACCGATGGTTTGGGCGACTCTGGCCGGAGCTGTTTTCCTGTGGCAAGGGTGGGAGACACCCAAATTTCTGACCAATACGATGGATCTGATTGGCCAGATGGCGATTCCACTCATGCTTCTCACTTTGGGTGTCGCGGTCGCGCGGCTAACGCCGAGCAAGATCATTCAGGCGTTTTGGCTCTCGGCGATGAAAGTTGTCGTTTGCGCCCTAATTGGCTGGGGCGTTGGGTGGATATTTGATTTAGGACCGACCGCTATGGGGGTTCTGGTACTGGAGCTGGCCACACCGGTCGCCGTTACATCCTATCTTCTGGCCGAGAAATATGGCGCGGATGCCGAATCTGTTGCGGGAATGGTCGTGGTATCGACCCTGATGTCTGTGGCCTCGTTGCCAGTATTGTTGGGGCTGCTATTGTAA
- a CDS encoding GFA family protein: MIKGSCLCGDIAFETAAEPQGASMCHCGQCRKQSGGIWSSAYVPEKDLTITGPVSWFASSDSAKRGVCPRCGSFLFWKANDEDTISFSLGSIDGPTGLTLTKHIFVADKGDYYELADGVPQKD, encoded by the coding sequence ATGATCAAGGGATCCTGCCTGTGCGGCGATATCGCTTTTGAAACCGCGGCAGAGCCGCAAGGCGCTTCGATGTGCCATTGCGGCCAATGCCGAAAACAATCCGGTGGGATCTGGTCCTCGGCCTATGTGCCTGAGAAGGACCTGACCATCACCGGCCCGGTCAGCTGGTTTGCCTCTAGTGACTCGGCCAAACGCGGTGTCTGCCCGCGCTGCGGCTCTTTCCTCTTCTGGAAGGCCAATGACGAAGACACCATCAGCTTTTCGCTTGGATCAATTGACGGCCCCACCGGCCTGACCCTGACCAAGCACATCTTTGTCGCCGACAAGGGCGACTATTACGAACTTGCGGACGGCGTGCCGCAAAAGGACTGA
- the hspQ gene encoding heat shock protein HspQ: MLRTRAKYHLGQVVRHKKHPFRGVVFDVDPEFSNTEEWYQAIPEDSRPIKEQPFYHLLAENDQSYYVAYVSEQNLVADYSGEPVDHPDIPDMFGPFSDGTYPLHFHLN, translated from the coding sequence ATGCTGAGAACGCGCGCAAAATATCATCTGGGACAAGTGGTTCGCCACAAGAAACACCCGTTCCGTGGTGTGGTTTTTGATGTGGATCCGGAATTTTCCAACACCGAAGAATGGTATCAGGCGATTCCCGAAGACAGCCGTCCAATCAAGGAACAGCCGTTCTATCATCTATTGGCCGAAAATGACCAAAGCTATTATGTGGCTTATGTTTCCGAGCAGAATCTGGTGGCAGACTATTCGGGAGAGCCTGTGGATCACCCGGATATCCCTGATATGTTTGGGCCGTTTTCGGACGGAACCTATCCGCTTCATTTTCACTTGAACTGA
- a CDS encoding ATP-binding protein, whose product MAETFKHSFRATELDARDGMEFIVARLRQTGATEDWTGTVQIALAEAVNNIVEHAYVDMPRGNIEIACEMKETGLTMRITDSGSAFGTDELPPGNPVDLNVGFGDLPEGGFGWFLLRTLTQSISYDRKGDNNILTLAFDAEAS is encoded by the coding sequence ATGGCGGAAACTTTCAAACACTCTTTTCGGGCGACCGAATTGGACGCCCGAGACGGAATGGAATTCATCGTTGCCAGGTTACGGCAAACAGGTGCAACCGAGGATTGGACTGGCACTGTTCAGATCGCCTTGGCCGAAGCGGTGAATAACATCGTTGAACATGCGTATGTTGATATGCCTCGGGGCAATATCGAGATCGCATGTGAAATGAAGGAGACCGGGTTAACAATGCGAATAACAGATTCCGGGAGCGCCTTTGGCACGGACGAACTGCCACCTGGCAACCCTGTCGATCTTAATGTCGGGTTTGGCGATCTTCCTGAAGGTGGGTTTGGGTGGTTCTTGCTCCGCACGTTGACCCAGTCGATCAGCTATGACCGCAAAGGCGACAACAATATCCTGACACTTGCATTTGATGCCGAAGCGAGCTGA
- a CDS encoding GAF domain-containing protein, whose product MTVDYTSLTKIIASLCEGETDEVALMATVVCELHHSDDRFDWTGFYRVTEPDMLKIGPYQGGHGCLKIPFARGVCGAAARTGTVQLVADVDAFPGHIACASSTRSELVLPVWNGAGRLLGVLDIDSDQLGAFAKSDADALAVILKQTFANVA is encoded by the coding sequence ATGACCGTGGATTACACCTCCTTGACCAAAATCATCGCGTCCTTGTGCGAGGGGGAGACCGACGAGGTTGCGCTGATGGCGACTGTGGTATGCGAGTTACATCACAGCGATGACCGGTTCGATTGGACCGGGTTTTACCGCGTCACTGAACCCGACATGCTGAAGATCGGCCCCTATCAGGGTGGGCATGGATGCCTGAAAATTCCCTTTGCGCGTGGGGTCTGCGGGGCCGCTGCGCGCACAGGCACAGTGCAGTTGGTTGCGGATGTCGACGCTTTTCCCGGCCATATCGCCTGTGCCAGCTCTACCCGGTCGGAATTGGTATTGCCAGTTTGGAACGGAGCGGGGCGGCTGTTGGGGGTTCTGGACATCGACAGTGACCAGCTGGGCGCTTTTGCCAAATCAGATGCGGATGCCTTGGCTGTGATTCTGAAACAGACCTTTGCCAACGTTGCCTGA
- a CDS encoding outer membrane lipoprotein carrier protein LolA, with the protein MKQFALALMLSAAAPAAWAAEQLSLNQVSAYLNDLSTAKAKFTQISDDGSLATGQLYLHRPGRARFEYDPPNGGTVIAGGGAVVIHDPKSNQPPETYPLRRTPLSVILDRHVDLGRANMVVGHGFDGTVTVVRAQDPKNPEYGSIEMMFTDNPVELRKWVIHDGAGGQTTVLLGDLATGVSLSSSLFTPGAGTRNR; encoded by the coding sequence ATGAAACAATTTGCACTTGCCCTGATGTTGTCCGCCGCAGCGCCTGCTGCCTGGGCGGCAGAACAATTGTCGCTGAACCAGGTTTCGGCCTATCTGAACGATTTATCCACGGCCAAAGCCAAGTTCACCCAGATCAGCGACGACGGGTCCCTGGCAACCGGGCAGCTATATCTGCATCGTCCGGGCCGTGCTCGGTTTGAATATGACCCACCCAATGGTGGCACAGTGATCGCCGGGGGCGGGGCTGTGGTGATACACGACCCCAAATCCAACCAGCCACCGGAAACATATCCGCTTAGGCGGACACCTTTGTCAGTGATCCTGGACCGCCATGTTGATCTGGGGCGCGCCAATATGGTGGTCGGGCATGGATTTGACGGCACAGTGACAGTGGTGCGGGCGCAGGACCCTAAGAACCCTGAATACGGAAGCATCGAAATGATGTTCACCGATAACCCTGTCGAGCTGCGCAAGTGGGTCATTCATGATGGGGCAGGGGGGCAGACAACTGTCCTCCTGGGGGACCTGGCCACCGGTGTCAGCCTAAGTTCGAGTTTGTTTACCCCGGGGGCGGGTACAAGAAATCGCTGA
- a CDS encoding STAS domain-containing protein codes for MSLTSTVTDSARIVTVNANRIDAAIAIQFKEDMRSETEGGPDRVILDLSSVNFIDSSGLGAIVAAMKQMGQGRNLDLAGLTPTVDKVFRLTRMDTVFNLFPSLDDAKAANTE; via the coding sequence ATGAGCCTTACCAGTACCGTAACGGACAGTGCACGTATTGTCACAGTCAACGCAAATCGCATTGATGCGGCGATTGCCATCCAATTCAAGGAAGATATGCGCTCCGAAACCGAAGGCGGGCCAGATCGGGTCATCCTGGATTTGTCATCGGTGAACTTTATTGATTCCAGCGGTTTGGGCGCGATCGTCGCCGCAATGAAGCAGATGGGCCAGGGGCGAAACCTGGATTTGGCCGGCCTGACCCCCACTGTCGACAAGGTTTTTCGCCTGACTCGAATGGACACGGTGTTTAACCTGTTTCCGTCTCTGGACGACGCCAAGGCGGCCAACACCGAATAA
- a CDS encoding lytic transglycosylase translates to MSRIITAMLAVLLLASCGGGYKSPPRNLDNACSILAQRPEFRKAFKSTQRKWGVPVHVQMSIIYHESRFRADARTPFRYVLGVIPMGRQSSAYGYSQAIDGTWKQYKNETGRRSAKRDRIKDAADFIGWYATESYNRNGIRLTDARNQYLAYHEGHTGYARGSYKSKSWLLRISSNVEARSRMYQSQLANCRKLRL, encoded by the coding sequence ATGAGCAGAATTATTACCGCCATGTTAGCGGTGTTGCTATTGGCGTCTTGTGGCGGTGGGTACAAGTCGCCTCCGCGCAACCTGGACAACGCGTGCAGCATCCTGGCTCAGCGTCCGGAATTTCGCAAGGCGTTCAAGTCGACACAGCGCAAATGGGGTGTTCCGGTCCATGTACAAATGTCGATCATCTACCACGAAAGCCGCTTTCGTGCCGACGCCCGCACTCCCTTCCGCTATGTGTTGGGAGTGATTCCGATGGGGCGGCAAAGCAGCGCCTATGGGTATTCCCAAGCCATCGATGGCACATGGAAACAGTACAAGAATGAAACGGGACGCCGCAGCGCGAAACGGGACCGGATCAAGGATGCCGCCGATTTCATTGGCTGGTACGCCACCGAAAGCTACAATCGAAACGGCATTCGGTTGACAGATGCGCGCAACCAATATCTGGCCTACCACGAAGGTCACACAGGATACGCCCGAGGATCCTACAAATCAAAAAGCTGGCTGTTGCGGATCTCGTCAAATGTCGAAGCCCGCTCACGCATGTATCAAAGTCAGCTGGCCAACTGTCGCAAACTGCGGCTCTGA
- a CDS encoding LysE family translocator, translating into MSWEAWTIFAVFWVVFVTTPGPNAVNCISNGMSLPFAKAMLGVAAILTQATAFLVLSALGVTALIAASPMAFFIAKLIGAGFLIFLGVRGWLNARTPVKPEGRPARHVYAHALAIATINTKSVAGYLAAFSQFVQPDVPIWSQMSVIMPTALVITALSYTGFTLLGAVLGKAALRAVFNVWIRRTMAVCFIIYGVLLGASSTPQLEVTR; encoded by the coding sequence ATGAGCTGGGAGGCCTGGACCATATTCGCGGTGTTCTGGGTGGTGTTTGTGACCACGCCGGGGCCCAATGCGGTGAATTGCATTTCTAATGGCATGAGCCTGCCGTTTGCAAAGGCGATGCTGGGCGTGGCGGCAATCCTGACACAGGCGACCGCCTTTCTGGTCCTGTCGGCGCTGGGTGTTACTGCCCTGATTGCGGCCTCTCCCATGGCATTTTTCATTGCAAAGCTAATCGGGGCCGGGTTCCTGATTTTTCTGGGGGTGCGGGGCTGGCTCAACGCAAGGACGCCGGTCAAGCCCGAAGGACGGCCAGCCCGCCATGTCTACGCGCATGCGCTGGCCATCGCGACCATCAACACCAAAAGCGTTGCAGGCTATCTGGCGGCCTTTTCGCAGTTCGTGCAGCCGGATGTGCCGATTTGGAGCCAGATGTCAGTGATCATGCCCACCGCGCTGGTCATCACGGCGCTGAGCTACACGGGGTTCACGCTGTTGGGTGCGGTTTTGGGCAAAGCAGCGCTGCGTGCCGTGTTCAATGTCTGGATCCGTCGGACCATGGCCGTGTGTTTCATCATCTATGGTGTGTTGTTGGGGGCCAGCTCCACGCCTCAATTGGAGGTAACGCGATGA
- a CDS encoding acetyl-CoA C-acyltransferase: MKEVVIAGAARTPMGGFQGMYDGVTAADLGGTAIKAALENAKTETVDEVLMGCVLPAGLGQAPARQAGFAGGLGEDVPATTLNKMCGSGMKAAMMAFDQIALGHANTMIAGGMESMTNAPYILPKMRNGARIGHGQVVDHMFLDGLEDAYDKGRLMGTFAEDCAEHYQFTREAQDEYALKSLSNALEAQKTGAFEGEIAAVTVKTRKGDVTTDTDEQPQSARPDKIPTLKPAFRKDGTVTAANASSISDGAAALVLASADAAEAQGLTVRARVLGHASHAQAPGWFTTAPVPAAKKLLDRLGWSVEDVDLWEVNEAFAVVPMAFMHEMGISRDKVNVNGGACALGHPIGASGARIMVTLLNALEKRGLKRGVAAICIGGGEGTAIAIERV, from the coding sequence ATGAAAGAAGTCGTCATCGCAGGTGCAGCCCGGACGCCCATGGGTGGATTTCAGGGCATGTATGATGGTGTGACCGCTGCCGATTTGGGCGGCACCGCAATCAAGGCCGCGCTGGAGAACGCAAAGACCGAAACCGTGGACGAAGTTCTGATGGGCTGTGTGTTGCCCGCAGGGTTGGGACAGGCGCCCGCACGCCAGGCCGGTTTTGCCGGTGGCCTGGGCGAGGATGTTCCAGCCACGACACTGAACAAGATGTGTGGTTCAGGGATGAAGGCGGCGATGATGGCCTTTGACCAGATCGCTTTGGGTCACGCCAATACGATGATCGCGGGGGGCATGGAAAGCATGACCAACGCACCCTATATCCTGCCCAAGATGCGCAATGGTGCACGGATCGGTCACGGGCAAGTGGTTGATCACATGTTTCTGGACGGGCTCGAAGATGCCTATGACAAAGGCCGCCTGATGGGTACCTTTGCGGAAGATTGCGCGGAACATTACCAGTTTACACGCGAAGCCCAGGATGAATATGCGCTGAAATCCTTGTCCAACGCGCTGGAAGCCCAGAAAACCGGCGCTTTTGAAGGTGAGATTGCGGCGGTTACCGTCAAGACCCGCAAGGGTGATGTGACAACCGACACTGACGAGCAACCGCAAAGCGCCCGACCCGACAAGATTCCAACCCTGAAACCCGCCTTTCGTAAGGACGGTACCGTGACAGCGGCCAATGCGTCTTCGATTTCCGATGGTGCTGCGGCCTTGGTGTTGGCTTCGGCCGACGCAGCCGAGGCGCAGGGGCTGACAGTCCGCGCGCGGGTTCTGGGGCACGCAAGCCACGCTCAGGCACCGGGTTGGTTCACGACGGCCCCGGTCCCGGCGGCGAAAAAGCTGCTGGATCGTCTGGGGTGGTCCGTCGAAGATGTGGATCTGTGGGAAGTCAACGAAGCCTTTGCAGTTGTCCCAATGGCCTTCATGCATGAAATGGGCATCTCGCGCGACAAGGTCAACGTAAATGGTGGTGCTTGCGCGTTGGGCCATCCTATTGGAGCTTCGGGTGCGCGGATCATGGTAACCTTGCTGAATGCGCTGGAAAAACGTGGCCTGAAACGTGGTGTTGCCGCGATTTGTATCGGTGGCGGTGAAGGCACAGCGATCGCAATCGAACGGGTCTGA
- a CDS encoding helix-turn-helix domain-containing protein, producing MNDQTPRSASLGADIRALRKARGMTLAEIAGRLERSVGWFSQVERDLSDPSISDLRKIAGCLGVPMSMLFAHAAAPASEQGYIVRAGARRPMGSGEEGLIEELLSPDLTDDFEMVHSTFAPKSRMQEPADRPTQEVGYVISGQLDLMIGGNSFSVGPGDSFRIKHEPYQWANPHDDPAVVIWVIAPPVY from the coding sequence TTGAATGATCAGACTCCCCGCAGTGCATCGCTTGGCGCAGATATTCGGGCGCTGCGCAAGGCGCGCGGCATGACATTGGCCGAGATCGCTGGACGTCTGGAGCGATCCGTCGGTTGGTTCAGTCAGGTTGAACGGGATCTGTCCGACCCGTCAATTTCCGACCTGCGCAAGATTGCGGGATGTCTGGGTGTGCCTATGTCGATGCTGTTTGCGCATGCAGCTGCTCCGGCCAGTGAGCAGGGGTATATCGTGCGGGCCGGGGCGCGTCGGCCCATGGGCTCGGGTGAAGAAGGGTTGATTGAAGAGCTGTTGTCCCCCGATCTGACCGATGACTTTGAGATGGTGCATTCCACATTCGCGCCGAAATCGCGGATGCAGGAACCGGCGGACCGCCCGACACAGGAAGTTGGCTATGTGATTTCTGGTCAGTTGGATCTGATGATTGGAGGCAACAGTTTTTCGGTCGGTCCCGGCGATAGTTTTCGGATCAAGCATGAACCCTATCAATGGGCGAACCCGCATGACGACCCGGCAGTGGTGATCTGGGTCATCGCGCCGCCGGTGTATTAA